GGCGGGAGTTGATAGGCTTCAGGGATGTAGCCCAGCCGCAAAAGTTGTGCGAGCGTGTGTGCGTCAACAGCATCGGTTTTCACTTTTGCATATGAAATGGCTTTGAGATACTTTGCGTGAGCGAGCACGATACGTATGCCGAGCGAGTGTAATAGATCGCACAGCCAGTACCATCCGGTGGTGGACTCCACCACAGCGTGTTGGTCTTGTGCTGGCCACTGTGCGAAGTACGACATCACGACTTCGGGTTGAGTCTTCATCGTCTGGCGCATAATAACTGTTCCCTGTTCGTCGACCGTGCATAGCACCATCGAACGGCGATGCAAGTCAATTCCTGTATACAACATGGCGTCCTCCTGTGAGTTCGTGAAGAATCTGTTGATTGGTGTGGAAATCAATCGTACGCATTTTTCCAGACTCACGGGAGACCTTTTAGTAAATATCAACGACAAACTATGACGTTCAAACTATGACGTTCACTCATTTGGTAAGGCTTACGCTTCATGCTGGCACTCTCTCGATTTAGTTGTGTTCACTCCACCACGCCGTCTGTTATAGATGTTGGTCGGCGTGGCGGCATAGTTTGCGAAAACGTTATACGACAGCACGCAATCTCATCTCATCAACAAAAAAGGGGACTGAATAATGCAGACAATTTCGATAATCAACTACAAAGGTGGAGTCGGCAAAACAACAATCAGCGCCAACCTTGCGGCTGAACTCGCTTATCGTGGGCATAATGTATTGGCAATCGATCTCGATCCACAAGCGAGCCTTACATTTTCCTATTTTTCCGTTGACGAATGGCGTGACAACTATGAGAAGACAAAGACTATTAAGAACTGGTACGATGCCTTCATTGACAGGGACTCTGACCTCGACTTGTCAAATCTCATCGTTCGCCCTAACAGAGTCAACAGCGTCGGACTAAAAGGGCATGTTGACGTGATTTGTTCCCACCTTGCTCTAATCAACGTTGACCTTGAACTCGCCACTCGTTTAGTCGGAGGAACTGCGAGAGATTTACGCAACAATTTCCTCAGGGTTCATTCTCGACTCAAGCAAGGTTTGAGTACTCTGGATCCCAATCGCTACGATTATGTCTTGATTGATTGCCCGCCGAATTTCAACATTGTGACCAAGAATGCTATCGTTGCAAGTGATCATTTGCTTGTACCAACGAAACCTGACTACCTTTCTACATTAGGAATAGACCAACTCAAGACGCATTTTACTGAATTCGATACAACACCTGCTGAACATGAGTGCGGATCTTGAGTGGGATGAAGACATTTCCTATGCTGATACTATGAACAGTGAAAGAAGAATGAACAACTCTCCGGATGCCATTGATTTTGTCCTTGGCCGGAGATTAACAGATATACCCGGCACAACATTCAAGTATAACGGCGGCTGTACACAACTCCTTGCGGCAATTATAGAACGTGCAACAGGGATGCACGTGGATACATTTACTTATGAATACTTGTTTAAGCCCCTGGGCATTACAAAATATACCTGGGTAGCCATTAAGGACGGAACACCTTCAGCGGCTTCGGGATTAAGATTGCGCTCAAGAGATTTGGCAAAGTTTGGATTGCTGTTTTTGAACGATGGAATGTGGAATGGGAAACAGATTATTCCATCACATCTGGTGGCACAAACTTCACGGAGTCAAATAGCCACTCCATACAGCGATTCTACTTACCATACCGGATACAGCAATCAGTTCTGGATACCCACCGAGATTGTTGAAGGGCAAGAGGTATCCTGGATTCAATGCCAAGGAAATGGGGGGCAAATAGTTGTAATAGATAAACAATTTGACTTGGTTCTTGTAATTACGGCCGGCAATTATGATCAAAGCGATCTCCGGAAGAGCTCATGGGATATTTATTTTGATTTTGTTTATCCCGCTGTGGTAAATTAGATGTGAGTCGGGGCCCGCAAACAATTCGACGGAACCACAGCCGAGACTGCACGAACGCATTACAGCGCCAACTGTGTGTCGACTTGAACCAATAATGAAGGGAAAATGCAGTGGATACATTCGGTTCCAATCATCTGTTTAGATCTTGTCATTGATTCAACGGTTGCCTACTTGTGTGTGAACCACCCGGTATACTCTCTTGACGAAGATGCTCCGAACGGTGTATTGACGTTGGACATCTGCTCTTCCCCTAAAATTTTCGGATATGAAGATAAACCAGTATCTTCATAACCAGAGAGGAGTATTACCCATGGACGAAAGACGCGGCGAAGATCAGTGAGGCAACGACTTCTCGAGCACCTCTATTCGGTTACGTTTGTTATAAGTCAACGCGCACACACCAACCACTTGACTCTGCGTCGGGTTTTCGCCTCATTTGCATGATCTTTTGTCGGCTTTACCTCTTCCAATCGAGCGGAACGTCGCTATTATTCACAATCCCGGACCGTAACTGCCATGTCAGTTGATAAGAAAAACCTTGAGGATTTTGTCCTCGTCGTCTTGATTGCAGTCGGATTGATCGGGTGTTCCATCTTTTTCTTTCAGGATGGCGGCAAACCTCTCAGCGCCTTCTTTGCTGCATTTGCCCTATCATGCATCGTTTACCGGTTTCTTGGGGGCATTGCCCAGGAAACCAGTTTTCGAATGGGATTCCTGAAGCTTGGCGGTTCGGCTGCCTTCATTATTGCATCCATTTGGTTTCTGAATACACAGGTGTTTGTCCTGCAGGAGAGCATTGTTGTTTCGATGCCGGAGCGAACGCGCTGGTATCCTGTCAGGATGGACAACGGCAATCCCGATACGGTAACCATCATGAGCAGCACCGGTGTGCGGGATTCTTTCCGGATTTCACCGGGCGATTACGAGACTCTGAGAAACAACGAATACACCTTGGAGCCGGAGAGGGGAAGCAGGTTTCTCATCAAAAAAGGGAGCACTGTCCTCGGTTTTGCCGACACAGTGCTTAGCAACAAACCGACGCGAATTCACGAAGCCGACATTGTTATGTTGTATCCGTATGGAAATCCCCGCGAATTCAGCACAAGCAAGTACCCGTTCAAGGTTGTTGTTGAAGGAGGCTCGTTTCATATCCGCACAGCAGCCACGAATGAACCCGCGTGCGACGATTGTACTGACCGGGAGGTTGTCAAGAAGAAGCATGTATTTTTTGAGATGAACGGCAACCAGTACGTCTGTTTTGTGCTACAAGCAAATCACCAAATCGAGCAGAAGGAGTGGTATTCTCAATATCTTATTGGCAGACTTGATTTCAAGAATTGATCAGTACGGCTATCCCATTGACCAGCTACCTTTACAAAGTTGAAGAAGCCCGCAGCAGAACTATCCGATGCAGACAATAAGCATAACCACTTCCAGACTCAGGATACGAAATCTAAGGCCATCAGATCTGGCAGATTTCCACAGCTACCGTTCGAATCCAGAAGTAACGAAATATCAGATGTTTGATGTAATGACTCAAGAGCAATCGGCGGAGTTCATAAAAATGCAGTACAACAAAGCATTCGGTATTGCGGGTGAGTGGGTTCAGTATGGGATTGAGATGAAGGAAACGGGAAAGATCATTGGCGATTGCGCAATACGGCTTAAAATAGACGACGCAAGAATCGCTGAAATCGGCATTACAATCTCCCACCGCGAACAACGAAGGGGTTTTGCCAAAGAGACGCTGAATGGAGTCCTGTCGTTTTTGTTCGACACACAACATGTTCATCGCGTTGTTGAAACGGTGGACGCTGAGAACGCTGCATCGATACAACTTCTGAAAAGCCTGGGGTTCAGACAGGAAGGGCATTTTGTGGAGAGCCTCTTCTTTAAGGGAAAGTGGGGAAGCGAGCTTCAATTTGCCATGCTCAAGAGGGAATGGGAGGCGCTCAGACTAGCAGAAACGTGACATCCTGTACAACACTGAAGTGAGAAATCAAAAATATCGGTACAGAGAGTATACTCGCCCTTTTAAAGGAGAAACTGCAATGCGAAAGATTCTTTTGTTCGCTTTGTTCTTACCTGTCGTAGCATCGGGGCAAATGATGCCCGAACGGCTGGCGCGAACGGACTCAGTCGTCACAATGTCGCCGAAACGACAATCTCCGACAAAAACAGTTACGGAGCAGGCAAGTTCTGTACTGAAAGATACCGGCACGATCAGCAGCGGGGGAGAGATAGTATCGCCTCCGACAAGCAAACAGGTTCCCGCACGCGAGGGGCCGGATCCAATGTCGAGTTTCGAGTTTTGGTTGTCGGTGATGGTTCTGGGATTCACACTGATCATGATGATTGGTCAGGTGTGGTTGATTCGCTCGAAACTTCTGAACCCCGATATGTCGTATCGCGGAGTGCTCGTCACGATTATTATCGGTGCCACATTGTTCCTGATTACCGCAGGGTACAGCAATGACCAAATCGCGCCTGCAATGGGTTTGTTCGGAACGATTGCAGGCTATCTGCTTGGGAGGACGACCGCCTCAAAAGAAAAGGAAGGATGAAAGTCGGATACTTCCGCCAAGAAGGGAAACCCGTCAAGTCCGAGCATACCAACCTTGGTACATCAACACGCGCGCAACCTCTGTAGGTAGTTTCTCCTTCCAGTCCCACGCACAACAGCCGTTTGACCCTTTCCACGTTGTACAGTTCTGAACCGGTTATTCTGTATCACGGGTTTAAAAAAAGGCTTGACAAATATGAATTCCTGCCTTATATTGCAAGCCGTAATTTGTTCTATGCCTTACTAAATAAGGCATATATCTTCTAATACCGACTATACTAAAGATCGCTGCTTTCCATGCTTGATGAGATTGATGTAAAACTGATTGAAATCCTTCAGAAAAATGGTAGAACGAAACGAAACGATCTTGCCGAAGCAGTCGGCCTTTCGCTTCCTTCAGTCAGCGACAGGCTGAAAAAACTTGAGGAAA
The sequence above is a segment of the Bacteroidota bacterium genome. Coding sequences within it:
- a CDS encoding AAA family ATPase translates to MQTISIINYKGGVGKTTISANLAAELAYRGHNVLAIDLDPQASLTFSYFSVDEWRDNYEKTKTIKNWYDAFIDRDSDLDLSNLIVRPNRVNSVGLKGHVDVICSHLALINVDLELATRLVGGTARDLRNNFLRVHSRLKQGLSTLDPNRYDYVLIDCPPNFNIVTKNAIVASDHLLVPTKPDYLSTLGIDQLKTHFTEFDTTPAEHECGS
- a CDS encoding serine hydrolase, with translation MSADLEWDEDISYADTMNSERRMNNSPDAIDFVLGRRLTDIPGTTFKYNGGCTQLLAAIIERATGMHVDTFTYEYLFKPLGITKYTWVAIKDGTPSAASGLRLRSRDLAKFGLLFLNDGMWNGKQIIPSHLVAQTSRSQIATPYSDSTYHTGYSNQFWIPTEIVEGQEVSWIQCQGNGGQIVVIDKQFDLVLVITAGNYDQSDLRKSSWDIYFDFVYPAVVN
- a CDS encoding GNAT family N-acetyltransferase; this translates as MQTISITTSRLRIRNLRPSDLADFHSYRSNPEVTKYQMFDVMTQEQSAEFIKMQYNKAFGIAGEWVQYGIEMKETGKIIGDCAIRLKIDDARIAEIGITISHREQRRGFAKETLNGVLSFLFDTQHVHRVVETVDAENAASIQLLKSLGFRQEGHFVESLFFKGKWGSELQFAMLKREWEALRLAET